TAGAGCACGTTGTAGTGGAACAGGTAGAGCAGGGGCGCGTCGGCGAACGCGGCCGAGTCGGCCTGGCGGGAGAGCGCCGCCCGCTGCTGGTCGTCGGCGGTGCGCCGGGCGAGGGTGATGAGCGAATCGACGCACTTATTCGCGTAGAAGCTCAAATTGCCGCCGACGCCCCTGCTCGTCGAGGCCAGGAGCGGGGTAAGGAAGGCGTCCGCGTCGGGGTAGTCGGCGAACCAGTCCTTCACCACGAGGTCGACCTGCCCGTTGCGTGCCGCCTCGCGCACGCTCGGCGCGTCGCGCTGGACGAGCGTGGCGCGGACGTTGGCGGCCTTGAGGTAGCCCTGGATCGCCTGCGCCATGCGCGCGACGGTGGGCTGCTGGGACGACCAGAGCTGGACGTCGATGCCGTTCGGGAACCCGGCGTCGGCGAGCAGCTGGCGGGCGCGCGCCGGGTCGTACGGGTAGGGGGCGCGGTCGTCGGCGAGCGAGTCGAGCGCGCCCGGGATGACGCCCGAGGCGCGGACGCCGCGCCCCGCGACGAGGCGGTCGAGGATCGCCTTCTTGTCGACGGCCAGGTTGAGCGCCTGTCGCACGCGCACGTCGGCGAGCGGGCCGCGGGTGGTGTTGATCGCGACGTAGTAGAGCCGGAGCGCGGGAGCGCTCTGGAGGCGCGCCTGGCGCTCGTCGGTCTGCTCCCACGCGCGCGTCTCGCCCTCCGGGACGGCGAGGACGTCGACCGTACCGTTCTCGAACTCCGCGACGGCGGTCGACGGCTCGGGGATGATGCGGGCGGTAAGCGTGTCGACGCCCGGGGTGCCACCCCAGTAGCCCGGGTTGCGCGCGAAACGCAGGTAGTCGTCGTGCTTCCACTCGACGAAGCGCCAGGGGCCGGTGCCGACCGGGTGCTGGCCGAAGTCGGCGCCCGCGTTAGGCGCGACGACCGAGGCGACGGGCATCGCGAGCAGCTTGGGGAAGATCGCGAGCGCGGTGTCGAGCGTGACCTGGACCGTGCTGTCGTCGAGCGCGCGCGCGCCGGCCAGCGCGGGGGCGCGGCCGTCGGCGACGGCGCGTGCGCCCTGGATGGGGAAGAGCGGGAGCTTGTTGCCGCCCTTGATCGACGGGCCGAGCGCGCGCGCCCAGCTCGCGACGACGTGCCGGGCGAGGAGGGGGGTGCCGTCGTGGAAGCGGACGCCGGGGCGCAGGTGGAACGTGTAGACGCGTCCGTCGGGGGAGACCTCCCAGCGGGTGGCGAGCCCGGGCGCGACGCGCGCGTCCGGGGTGAAGCGCGTGAGGCCGTCGAACACGTACGAGACGACGCGCCCGGTCGGGACGTCGGTCGCGAGCGCGGGGTCGAGCGTGCGCGGGTCGTACTCGTCGCGCGAATCGACGAAGCCGTCGCGGTTGGGCGCGGCGTCGCCGCCGCGGCACCCGGCGGCAAGGGTCGCGCACGCGGCGAGGGCGAGGGCCGCGGCCGCGCGGCGCGACGCGGCGGGGCGCGGGCAGAGGGTGCGGTCGGGCGTTCGGGCGGGCGGGGACAACGCGAGCATGGATCGGGGCTGAGGGCGCGGGCGGGTAAGGTAATCCGCCCGGGATCGCCCCGGTCGCGCGGCGTTCGACGGCGGGGCGTCGGCGCCGGCGCGTTGACCCGCCCCGTCGCGGCGGAGAACTTACGCCCCGCTCATGTCCGCCCGTCCCGCTCTCGTGCCCGCTCCGCCGACGGCGCGCCCGTTGCCCAGCGGCGCGGCGCGGAATGCCTACGCGCCTCGCGTCATCCTGCACCGCGCGCTCGCGCGCGACGACCGGGTCGCGGCCGCGGCCACCGGCGTCGCGGCCGGCCTCGCGGTGGGGCTCGCGACGTTCTACCTGACCACGCTTTGGCGCGCGCGCGACCCGCGCTGACGCGGCCGGCGCTCGGGCCGGCGCTCCGCCTGGCGCTCGCGGCGGGCGTGCTCGCCGCGTGCACGCCGGCGGCGCGGGCCGGCGCGCAGGACCTCCGCTGCGAGCGGGGCGACCGCGAGGTGCGCACGCTGCGCTTCACGGGCAACCACGCGTTCGGCGACGGCGAGCTCGCGCGCGTCGTCGTCACGACGCCCTCCGCGCTGCTCAGCGGCATCGGGCTCGGCGCGCGCCGCTGTCTCGACCCCGACGAGTTCGGGCGCGACGTGCTGCGCCTCGTCGCCTACTACCGGAAGCGCGGGTACCGCAGCGCGAGCGTCGACACCGTCGTGCACCAGACCGGCGGGTCGGCGGCGAGGCCGCGCGTGGCCGTGACCTTCGCGATTCACGAGGGGCGGCCCGTGCGGCTCGACTCGCTCACCGTCGTCGGGCTCGACGGCGTGCGCGCGCCGGTGCGCGCGCGGGCGCGCGCCGCGATCCGCCTGCGCCCGGGTGACGTGTTCGACCGCGTCGCGCTCGAGGCCGGGCGCGACACGCTGCGCGAGCGACTCCGCAACGGCGGCTACCCGCAGGCCGACGCGCTCGTTTCGTCCAACACCGACACGGCGACGCTGCGGGCCGAGGCGACGGTGACCGCGGTCCCGGGGCCGCTCACGCGCGTCGGGCGGATCGTCGTCCGGGGGAGCGGGCCGAACGGCGGCCCGCCGCACATCCCCGACCGCGTGGTGCGCGGCACGCTCGGCATCCGTCCGGGCGACCCGGTGCGCCTGGGCGACCTGCTCGAGGCGCAGCGGACGCTCTACCAGACCGACGCGTACCGGCGCGTCGAGGTGCGACTGGACACGATCCGGCCCGTGCCCACGCCCGGCGGCGCCGCGGCGGACGGCCCGGGCCTGGCGGTCGCCGACGTGCTCGTGACGGCCGACGAGGGCGCGCTGCGCGCCGCGGAGGCGTCGGCGGGGTGGGCGACGCTCGACTGCTTCCGGCTGCGCGCCGACGTCACCGACCGCTACTTCATCCCGCAGGCGCAGCGGTTGGAGCTGTCGGGGCGGCTCTCGCGGATCGGCGTCGGGCGCCCGCTCGCCTTCGCGCCCGGCCTCTGCGCGCCGCCGGCGCGGAGCGACGCCTACGGCGACCACGTCAACTACTACCTGGGCGCGACCGTGCGGCAGCCGTCGTTCTTCCGGCTGCGGCGGGTGCCGAGCGTGACGCTCTTCACGTCGCGGTCCTCGGAGTACAACGCGTTCGAGCGGGTGACGCCGTTAGGCGTGCTCTTTTCGCTCGCCTCGCGCCCGGGCTCGCGTCTGCCGAGCACGTTCACGTACCAGCTGGAGCGCGGCCGGACGGGGGCGAACGTGGCCGTGTTCTGCGCCGTGTTCTCCGCGTGCGACGACCTCACCCGCTCGGCGCTCGACCGCAACCGGACGGTCGGGACGCTGGGGTACGCGATCGTACGCAACCGCGCCAACGACCTGCTGAACCCGACGTCGGGCAACGTCGAGCGGCTCACGCTCCGCCACTCGTCGGCGCTCACGGGCTCGGAGGCGACGCAGCGCTTCAACAAGGCGGTGTTCGACGGCTCGTACTACCGGCCGTTCGCGGGCGGCGTGCTCACCCTGCACGCGCAGGGGGGCACGGTGCTCGGCGACGCGCCGCAGCAGGAGCGCCTGTTCGCGGGCGGACCGACGACGGTGCGCGGGTACCGGCAGAACGAGCTCGGGCCGCAGGTCTACCTGCTGACGAACGTGGTGGCCGACACGGTCGGGGGCGTGCTGACGTACCACGCCGCGCCGGGCGCCAAGCCGGAGCGGACGATCCCGGCCGGGGGCAACACGCTCGTCGTCGGCAACGTCGAGTTGCAGCTGCGCAGCCCGGTGCTGCCGGAGCTGCTCGCGCTCGCGCTGTTTACGGACGCGGGGGAGGTGTTCAACCGCGGCAGCGCGGGGACGACGGCGACGGGCGGGGGGCGGGCGTTGCGGGTGACGCCGGGGGCGGGGGTGCGCGTGCGCTCGCCGTTCGGGGCGATCCGGGTCGACCTCGGGTACAACCCGTACGCGGCGACGGCGGGGCCGGCCTACTACATCACGCCGGGGGACCCGCAGACGCAGCAGTTGTACTGCGTGTCGCCGGGGAGTCCGGGGACGGTGGTGGGGAACGGCAGCGGGGGGGGGTGCGTGCCGACGTACCGGCCGCCTAACACGAGCAGTTTTTTTCGAAGGTTGAATCCGAGTATATGGATCGGGCAGGCGTTTTGAGGGCGGTCGTACCGTTCGCGGTCGTACCGTCGGCGGTAGTGCCGCTGACGGTCGTGCGGCACCCGGGGCGGGGGACGGCCTCGGCCCGCCGGGGCCCGCGTCGCCAGTCGTGAGTGCACCCGGATCTAGCGTGCTGCGCTCGCCCCCGCCCCAGCCCCACCAACCCCGGC
This is a stretch of genomic DNA from Gemmatimonadetes bacterium T265. It encodes these proteins:
- a CDS encoding peptide ABC transporter substrate-binding protein — protein: MLALSPPARTPDRTLCPRPAASRRAAAALALAACATLAAGCRGGDAAPNRDGFVDSRDEYDPRTLDPALATDVPTGRVVSYVFDGLTRFTPDARVAPGLATRWEVSPDGRVYTFHLRPGVRFHDGTPLLARHVVASWARALGPSIKGGNKLPLFPIQGARAVADGRAPALAGARALDDSTVQVTLDTALAIFPKLLAMPVASVVAPNAGADFGQHPVGTGPWRFVEWKHDDYLRFARNPGYWGGTPGVDTLTARIIPEPSTAVAEFENGTVDVLAVPEGETRAWEQTDERQARLQSAPALRLYYVAINTTRGPLADVRVRQALNLAVDKKAILDRLVAGRGVRASGVIPGALDSLADDRAPYPYDPARARQLLADAGFPNGIDVQLWSSQQPTVARMAQAIQGYLKAANVRATLVQRDAPSVREAARNGQVDLVVKDWFADYPDADAFLTPLLASTSRGVGGNLSFYANKCVDSLITLARRTADDQQRAALSRQADSAAFADAPLLYLFHYNVLYATQPWLRNFQVPVIYNGQRWLGVSVDHNNGAAAAPPPPAPASSGAASSGAASSGAAAGGAPGGAR